Part of the Spinacia oleracea cultivar Varoflay chromosome 5, BTI_SOV_V1, whole genome shotgun sequence genome, CACATGATATTGGTTTATGACTATTTCATGCTTATAATACCGACTTCATAGAAACTTGTTTAGGATTATCTTTTTTCTGCTCATTATAGCAAGTCTAGCTTTCCTAATCAAGAGCCTGAAATGTAACCTATGTGATGTTTCAGATTCAGAAGTTCGCCCTTCGGTTCTTCTCTTTTATAGAGTCACAGAAATTCATGGAGTCATTAAAGGTAAAATCAGTATGATTGTGAATTTGTGAAAGTTTTGTGCAGTCATAGTAACATCTTCAACACTTCTTTGTACCTTGACAGTGCTTGAAGGAACAAAGAAACGGTTCAAATGGCTTGCCACAGCGTATGATCACCGAGGGGTATCAAGCATCACTTTCTAAAGAAACAGTCAACCTTTTCATAAGGAATAACAAAGCAACAACCATGAAAACACGTAGCAGGTTTCTTcaaaataaggcctaaaaaGAGAATTGACAATTGATCTTTTTTGTTTTAAGGTCTAATGAAGAACATACGCCATTTTGGGGACCTTCAATCAACCAAGAACATGTCCCCTACTCATGTCCAGAGCCAGCAGCTCAGGGTCATGCTGTTGGAAGCACAGACGTTGCATTGCCTCAGAGCTTTACCTCACTTCTTGCTGATTGTTGCACTGGGATTGATCTAGGTACATTGATAAGGCTAATTTTTAAGCTGTTTTACACTTATCTAGAAATATGGATGTTCTTTGATCGATTTATGTCTTTTACAGGAGTACCTCAAGTACCTGCAGAAGTTGATCTGAATCACTTCTTTAAAGAGGTATCTCTCAGAACTTTGACAATGTTGTTGATCTTTCTTTTTCTACTGTTCTTATAAATCTTAATAGTCAACAATCTCACTATGTCCATCCAGCATTAGTCCTTGTGACGTGTTTTAGGGTGATATTTTTTGTTACAGTGGCTTTTTTCCACTTGCTAGTGTATTTGGGACGTGTTACTCGAACATAGGGATAAAATTCTCCGAGGGTGTGGATCCATGGCTGATAATCATGTATTTTGATTGATATctggattttttttaaatttggggggggggggggggggggttaatttcaagttccaagtgCAATAGAACATCTTGTCATCACAAAAATATCTGGCTAAATGTAACcgtccaagtgaaataagctgtggctacatttttttttaacccAAGGTTCCGCATGATAACTTGGGAGCTATTTCATTTCAGAAActttttctaatgtttaaatCTGTGTTCTAAATGTGATTTGCATGAAACTTTGCCTCAACTAGTTTTGTCTTTCATTTCTGCATTTCATCACCATGTATTTTGCATATGTAAGTTCATTTCTATGCAGAAATAATGTTCTCTTACTAGCTGTAACAAGAGTACTCCGTATCATGATGGTTGTGCTGCAAAATCAACTGTTTGTTTTGTGTATCAAAACAAAACTTGTGTCATTTATTTCCTGGGTTCCCACTTATTACTTGACCATTCATGTCACTCATGTTCTTCTTTGTGTTATTAACTATATTTCTTACTTGTTTTTCAGAAAAAGGGGGCAGACAAATTCTTAGGTAAGTATTCTATTGGTTATACTTTTGTGAATTATGAACATGAAGACAGATTCATATCTTAATTTCAGTTCAGCATGAAAACATGCAATCTCTTTCGCTTATTTCTTTTACTGTGATAGAAAATCATAGAACTATAGACAGTGAATTTGCCTGGTACTCTGGTAGTGACCTCCAAATGGTACTCATTTATAAACATAATACAATGTCAAGTTCACACAATATTTCTTATATTGAAATTCAAATCATGAAACACCTTACTCGAGTTAAGATTCAGCTGTCATTTGATAAATTTCATGAATATGAGGATATGTTTCAGAGAATTACAGCTTACAaagttaggccctgttcttttttagagctgaactgaactgaactgaactgaacttttctttTGTATGCTTAGTTTAGATATAACACTATAACAGGATATGCTGTTTTGCTCATCTTATTCAGCTTCTGCTAATCTGCTCAATACCATTCTGAAATTTCTCGTCCTATGTTATCACAGACATGGTGGACATGATGGACACCGTCATCATTGGAATGGGAGGAAACTTGGCAATTTGAGGACCTTATTATACTCACTGTTACGGTGTTACCATAACTTGAACGAGACTTTGAAGTTTAAGGACCAGTTTTATGTCCCAACCTTTCTGTAAGTAGCGAAATCAACGGCAAACTCAGGTTTCTATATTTCAACCATAATCTCATCCATCTTTTTAGCTTAATCCAATTTCATGTACAGAAATTTGAATCATTAAATTCCACTATATGCTTTAACTTTTACAAACCATTGTACACTGATAATTAATATTCATGTATGGTTACAGTTCTGAATGGTGACGATAGTACATAATACTGTCATTCGATGTTTGTTGACGTCTCCTCTTAAAAGTTAATGATGTGATTTTGGTTTATTTCCATCTTTTTATTGCCTTTTGAAGTCAAGGGTCGTGGAAATTTGAGGAACACATGCTCGATCCATGTGACTCGAGTAAAAAGTCCCGATCTTCAGATTTTCTTACTGCATATCTTAATTCTGCTC contains:
- the LOC110799627 gene encoding protein POOR HOMOLOGOUS SYNAPSIS 1, with the translated sequence MTENAHWKIQYARFFNFPQTHSSTTTSCSLLRPLYAGKRNRVKGTWLPSSSSNVSLHILFFDHSFSEPTLVVSLDENIYEEHYISKLNFTWPQGINGSGCVRKSRVVFASYRDGMGQIQKFALRFFSFIESQKFMESLKCLKEQRNGSNGLPQRMITEGSNEEHTPFWGPSINQEHVPYSCPEPAAQGHAVGSTDVALPQSFTSLLADCCTGIDLGVPQVPAEVDLNHFFKEKKGADKFLDMVDMMDTVIIGMGGNLAI